A single genomic interval of Prunus dulcis chromosome 5, ALMONDv2, whole genome shotgun sequence harbors:
- the LOC117627085 gene encoding pentatricopeptide repeat-containing protein At1g74900, mitochondrial: MFTLQLKTAAQKNPKPSFSIPCRSLTTSPPQPPLDSYLANLILQSDPQTLTQILHNPKIEWTADLVDKTLKRLWNHGPKAIQFFKVLDHHPSYTHSRSSFDHAIDIAGRLRDYKALWTLVSRMRARRLGPGPRTLAIITERYVAAGKPDRAVKVFLSMHEHGCPQDLNSFNTILDVLCKAKRVEKAYNLFKVFRGKFKADCISYNIIANGWCLIKRTPKALELLGEMVERGLDPSLTTYNIMLKGYFRAGQIKEAWEFFLQMKKRKCEIDVVTYTTLVHGFGVVGEIKKARKVFDEMVGEGVLPSVATYNALIQVLCKKDSVENAVLVFEEMMSKGYVPNVTTYSVLIRGLCHAGNMERAMEYMERMKDDECEPNVQIYNVVIRYFCDAGEIEKGLSVFEKMGGGICLPNLDTYNVLISAMFVRKKPEDLLVAGKLLIEMVNRGFLPRRFTFNRILDGLLLTGNQAFAQEILRLQSRCGRLPRQVKL; encoded by the coding sequence ATGTTCACTCTGCAACTCAAAACTGCGGCacagaaaaacccaaaacccagtTTTTCAATCCCATGTCGCAGCCTCACCACCTCACCCCCACAACCGCCTCTAGACTCTTACTTGGCCAACCTCATCCTCCAATCCGATCCACAAACCCTAACCCAGATTCTTCACAACCCTAAAATCGAGTGGACTGCAGATTTGGTGGACAAGACCCTGAAACGGCTCTGGAACCATGGGCCTAAAGCCATCCAATTCTTTAAAGTCCTTGACCACCACCCCAGCTACACGCACTCTCGCTCGTCCTTCGACCACGCCATCGACATTGCTGGTCGTCTGCGTGACTATAAGGCCCTATGGACCCTCGTTTCCCGGATGCGGGCCCGCCGCCTCGGCCCGGGCCCGAGAACTTTGGCTATCATCACTGAGAGGTATGTTGCTGCTGGCAAACCTGATAGAGCTGTTAAGGTGTTCTTGTCTATGCATGAACATGGCTGTCCTCAGGATTTGAATTCCTTTAATACCATACTTGATGTGCTTTGCAAAGCTAAGCGTGTTGAAAAGGCTTATAATTTGTTTAAGGTGTTTAGGGGCAAGTTTAAGGCTGATTGTATTAGTTACAATATTATTGCAAATGGGTGGTGTTTGATTAAGCGAACCCCAAAGGCTTTGGAGCTTTTGGGGGAGATGGTGGAGAGGGGATTGGACCCGAGTTTAACCACGTATAACATAATgcttaaagggtattttagagCTGGCCAGATTAAGGAAGCTTGGGAGTTCTTTTTGcaaatgaagaagaggaagtgTGAGATTGATGTTGTTACTTACACTACTTTGGTTCATGGGTTTGGTGTTGTTGGTGAGATTAAGAAAGCGCGAAAAGTTTTCGATGAGATGGTTGGGGAGGGGGTGCTTCCTTCCGTTGCAACTTACAATGCTTTGATTCAGGTTTTGTGCAAGAAAGATAGCGTGGAAAATGCTGTCTTGGTTTTTGAGGAGATGATGAGCAAGGGTTATGTGCCTAATGTGACCACCTATAGTGTGTTGATTAGAGGATTGTGTCATGCGGGTAACATGGAAAGGGCGATGGAGTATATGGAGAGAATGAAGGATGACGAGTGTGAACCAAATGTTCAGATATATAATGTTGTGATTCGTTACTTTTGTGATGCTGGAGAGATAGAAAAAGGGTTGAGTGTGTTTGAGAAGATGGGTGGTGGAATTTGCTTGCCTAATTTGGATACATACAACGTTTTGATTAGTGCCATGTTTGTGAGGAAGAAACCTGAAGATCTGTTAGTGGCTGGGAAGTTGTTGATTGAGATGGTTAACAGAGGATTTTTGCCCCGTAGGTTCACCTTCAATCGCATTCTGGATGGGCTTTTGTTAACAGGTAATCAAGCTTTTGCACAAGAGATTTTGAGATTGCAGAGCAGATGTGGCCGACTTCCCCGCCAGGTCAAACTATAA
- the LOC117627084 gene encoding anaphase-promoting complex subunit 8, whose protein sequence is MSSKENYRIELRTAIRQLSDRCLYAASKWAAEQLVGIEQDPAKFTPANTRFQRGSSSIRRRFRTNEITSTPAAGVSYVSTPVMEEDDIVDGDFYLLAKSYFDCREYRRAAHALRDQNGKKSVFLRCYALYLAGEKRKEEEMIELEGPLGKSDVVNGELVSLERELSTLRKNGTIDPFGLYLYGLVLKDKGSKSLARTVLVESVNNYPWNWSAWSELQSLCTTVDILTTLNLNNHWMKDFFLASAYQELRKHNESLAKYEYLQGNFAFSNYIQAQIAKAQYSLREFEQVEAIFEDLLRNDPYRVEDMDMYSNVLYAKECFSALSYLAHRVFITDKYRPESCCIIGNYYSLKGQHEKSVVYFRRALKLNRNYLSAWTLMGHEYVEMKNTPAAVEAYRHAVDINPCDYRAWYGLGQAYEMMSMPFYALHYFKKSVFLQQNDSRLWIAMAKCYETDQLHMIEEAIKCYQRAVNCNDREAIALHQLAKLYFELERSDEAAYYYKKDLERMEAEDREGPNMVETLLFLAQYYRDQKRFEEAEVYCTRLLDYTGPEKETAKSLLRGMRMEQSGGPSMDVEHFPP, encoded by the exons ATGAGTTCAAAAGAGAACTACAGAATCGAGCTTCGAACCGCGATTCGTCAGCTAAGCGACCGTTGTCTCTATGCAGCTTCCAAATG GGCGGCAGAGCAGCTTGTGGGTATTGAGCAAGACCCGGCAAAGTTTACTCCTGCAAACACCAGATTCCAGCGCGGGAGCTCCAGCATTCGACGCAGGTTTCGCACCAATGAGATCACTTCAACGCCAGCTGCTGGAGTGTCGTACGTCTCAACTCCGGTGATGGAGGAAGACGACATCGTGGATGGTGATTTTTACCTTCTTGCTAAGTCGTATTTTGATTGCCGAGAGTACAGAAGAGCTGCTCATGCGCTTCGTGatcaaaatggaaagaagtCAGTGTTCTTGCGCTGCTATGCTCTTTACCTG GCCGGAGAAAAGcggaaagaggaagaaatgatAGAACTTGAGGGGCCCCTAGGTAAGAGCGACGTTGTGAATGGTGAACTGGTTTCTCTAGAGAGGGAGTTATCAACCCTTCGCAAGAATGGTACCATTGATCCTTTTGGACTCTACTTGTATGGTCTTGTGCTCAAAGACAAAGGCAGCAAGAGTCTTGCCCGTACAGTTCTTGTGGAGTCTGTTAACAATTACCCTTGGAACTGGAGTGCCTGGTCAGAGCTGCAGTCCTTGTGCACTACAGTTGACATTTTGACCACCCTTAATCTCAATAACCATTGGATGAAGGACTTCTTTCTTGCCAGTGCTTATCAAGAACTAAGGAAACACAATGAATCCTTAGCAAAATATGAATATCTCCAGGGTAATTTTGCTTTTAGTAATTACATTCAGGCTCAAATTGCAAAGGCCCAATACAGTTTGAGGGAATTTGAACAAGTTGAAGCAATTTTTGAAGACCTTCTGAGGAATGACCCTTACCGAGTGGAGGACATGGATATGTATTCCAATGTGCTATATGCAAAGGAATGTTTCTCTGCACTGAGTTATCTTGCTCATAGAGTATTTATCACTGATAAATACAGACCAGAATCTTGTTGCATTATCGGCAATTACTACAGCTTAAAAGGGCAGCATGAGAAGTCAGTTGTGTACTTTAGGAGGGCACTCAAGTTGAACAGAAATTATTTATCTGCTTGGACCCTTATGGGTCATGAAtatgttgaaatgaaaaacacCCCAGCTGCTGTCGAGGCATATCGGCATGCTGTCGATATAAATCCATGTGATTATCGAGCTTGGTATGGATTAGGACAAGCTTATGAGATGATGAGTATGCCCTTTTATGCTCTTCATTACTTCAAGAAATCTGTATTCTTGCAGCAAAATGATTCTCGGTTGTggattgccatggctaagtgTTATGAAACTGACCAGCTCCACATGATTGAGGAAGCAATTAAGTGTTACCAAAGGGCAGTGAATTGTAATGACAGGGAAGCCATTGCCCTGCACCAGCTTGCAAAGCTATATTTTGAACTTGAACGTTCTGATGAGGCAGCTTATTACTACAAGAAGGATTTGGAGAGGATGGAAGCTGAAGACAGGGAAGGACCAAATATGGTTGAAACCCTTTTATTTCTTGCTCAATACTACAGAGACCAGAAAAGATTTGAAGAAGCAGAGGTCTACTGTACCCGTCTTCTAGATTATACTGGCCCG GAAAAGGAAACAGCAAAAAGTTTACTTCGAGGAATGAGAATGGAACAATCTGGTGGTCCTTCAATGGATGTTGAGCACTTTCCTCCTTAA
- the LOC117627087 gene encoding uncharacterized protein LOC117627087, translating into MAPNRWLRPEVYPLFAATGVAVGICGLSLFRHITINPEVRVSKENRAAGILENFDEGEKYKEHFLRKFVRNKSPEIMPSVNGFFTDPSRN; encoded by the exons ATGGCTCCAAATCGTTGGTTGAGGCCTGAG GTTTATCCACTGTTCGCGGCCACAGGGGTTGCCGTAGGGATTTGCGGGCTTAGCTTGTTCCGCCATATCACAATCAACCCGGAAGTCag AGTGAGCAAGGAGAACAGGGCTGCTGGAATATTGGAGAATTTCGACGAGGGAGAAAAGTACAAGGAGCATTTCCTGAGGAAATTTGTCCGCAACAAGTCGCCAGAAATTATGCCTTCCGTCAATGGTTTTTTCACAGATCCAAGCCGGAATTAA
- the LOC117629256 gene encoding serine/threonine-protein kinase fray2: protein MEEAKAAAYYEELTRRGEGAARFKQGLGFSSASTDSENPPTRGSALPYSSSSFLSKFVKASSPKKESELQKQAQIESIQNKLKRKKSDLAEEEEEKQPPRVSHRESKHSRKRSRSRSRERHWRRRSWSRERHRDRDRERDRDRDRDRERDRDRERRRRRSRSGSDSDGGRRRRGRSRSRSRSPRDRRKERRSRSSSPRERDLEKSKGKMGKERNGAADYSKLIQGYDKMSAAERVKAKMKFQLAETAEKDMTKGMGSGWERFEFNKDAPLDDEEVEVAEDDAALVKHIGRSFRFSAIENKREEKIKTAHDEAMFGSSDNPPSIMIDSEVEAENDIRDSKESEPTSLLSDKVLAKKQGSWRDRIRDKRN, encoded by the exons ATGGAGGAGGCAAAAGCCGCGGCGTACTACGAGGAGTTGACTCGGCGCGGTGAAGGAGCCGCCAGATTCAAGCAAGGCTTGGGCTTCTCTTCGGCAAGCACAGATTCCGAAAACCCCCCTACGCGCGGTTCAGCGCTGCCTTATTCGTCGTCTTCTTTCCTCAGCAAGTTCGTCAAGGCCTCTAGCCCGAAAAAGGAGTCGGAGCTCCAGAAGCAAGCCCAAATCGAGTCCATACAGAACAAGCTCAAGAGGAAGAAGTCCGACCTGgccgaagaagaagaagagaaacaacCGCCTAGGGTTTCGCATAGAGAAAGTAAGCATTCGAGGAAGCGAAGCAGGAGCAGGAGCAGAGAAAGGCATTGGAGGCGGCGAAGTTGGAGCAGAGAGAGACATAGAGATAGAGATAGGGAAAGGGATAGGGATAGAGATAGAGATAGGGAAAGGGATAGggatagagagagaaggagaaggagaagtaGGTCTGGGAGCGATTCGGATGGAGGTAGAAGACGAAGAGGGAGGAGCCGGAGTCGAAGTCGGTCACCTCGGGATCGGAGAAAGGAGCGAAGGAGTCGGAGCTCGTCGCCGAGAGAGAGGGATTTGGAGAAGAGCAAGGGTAAAATGGGGAAGGAGAGAAATGGTGCTGCTGATTATTCAAAGTTGATTCAAGGCTATGATAAAATG TCAGCAGCCGAGAGAGTCAAAGCGAAGATGAAATTTCAACTTgctgaaactg CTGAAAAGGATATGACGAAGGGCATGGGCTCTGGTTGGGAAAGATTTGAATTCAACAAAGATGCACCACTTGATGATGAGGAAGTTGAAG TTGCTGAAGATGATGCAGCATTAGTTAAGCACATTGGGAGAAGCTTTCGGTTTTCTGCGATTGAG AACAAAAGGGAGGAGAAGATCAAAACTGCTCATGATGAGGCTATGTTCGGTTCATCGGATAATCCACCATCCATTATGATAGATAGTGAGGTTGAGGCAGAGAACGATATAAGGGACAGCAAAGAAAGTGAACCTACAAGCTTATTGAGTGATAAG GTACTTGCGAAAAAACAAGGCTCATGGCGTGACCGTATACGTGACAAAAGGAATTGA
- the LOC117628698 gene encoding two-component response regulator ARR5 — MAMASEMFRPNLPESFELSADSQMGSGELHVLAVDDSHVDRKVIERLLKISSCKVTAVDSGTRALQYLGLDGEKSSVGFDAMKVNLIITDYSMPGMTGYELLKKIKESSAFREVPVVIMSSENILTRIDRCLEEGAEEYILKPVKLSDVNRLKHFMMGGGERRESEEKKIHKRTFQVDYNASSPPSPLPQLSPSFACSLASSQLPSSSPSLPSTRFSSKRPRLHKTD, encoded by the exons ATGGCGATGGCCAGTGAGATGTTCAGGCCTAATTTGCCCGAAAGTTTTGAGCTTTCTGCTGATTCTCAGATGGGTTCTGGGGAGCTGCATGTTCTTGCCGTGGATGATAGCCACGTCGACCGGAAGGTCATTGAGAGGTTGCTAAAGATATCATCTTGCAAAG TGACGGCTGTTGACAGCGGGACAAGAGCTCTGCAGTATTTAGGATTGGATGGGGAGAAGAGTTCTGTTGGATTTGAT GCTATGAAGGTGAATCTAATAATAACAGACTACTCAATGCCTGGGATGACGGGATATGAGTTGCTAAAGAAGATCAAG GAATCTTCAGCTTTTAGAGAAGTTCCGGTGGTGATCATGTCATCAGAAAACATCCTGACCCGAATTGATAG ATGTTTGGAGGAAGGAGCTGAGGAGTATATATTGAAGCCAGTAAAGCTTTCAGATGTGAACCGTTTGAAACATTTCATGATgggaggaggagaaagaagagaaagtgaAGAGAAGAAGATTCACAAGAGAACATTTCAAGTTGACTACAATGCATCATCACCACCCTCTCCTTTACCGCAACTGTCTCCTTCGTTTGCTTGCAGTCTAGCATCATCTCAGCTACCGTCTTCATCGCCATCATTGCCCTCGACACGGTTTTCGTCAAAGAGACCTAGATTGCACAAGACAGATTGA
- the LOC117628697 gene encoding formin-like protein 4: protein MLQATVNHKHWFCFFFFFHLCSAEQLFDLLLNPFGSLQASSQMVPNPAMPQSNGTVLAETIAATSAATLVIAGILFFLYRFLAAHRLLKGKTNGSFRREEVVMNREEFRQCGANVKGLIVDENGVDVIYFRNLEAGQLQTNFPRVMFNPSYEDEEEEKRVDTKGGRPELSKPSDLTNPDKLAKPYSLRPPRPLLRTTSTLILEKQAPQSLPPPPPQPAIDKSPPPPPPPPPSLRMPPPPILAKRNPLPPAPPPKVGGLGLLLKPPPAPKGKPSNKCRAESSTGESSKTTGVGQTKLKPLHWDKVMAAVDHSMVWDQINDGSFRFDDELMENLFGYTTMKNQSSERNNHLTSSNKSNSAPTSQVFILEPRKSQNTAIVLRSLAISHKEIVNALLDGQGLGADILEKLTKISPTQEEEAKILQFNGNPSKLAVAEAFLFHILKAVPSAFTRFDAMLFRANYDPEVLHLKKSLQTLEMGCKELRARGLFLKLLEAILKAGNRMNAGTVRGNAQGFNLSALLKLSDVKSTDGKTTLLHFVVEQVAQSEGRSCVINQNCSIGRNTSQIISPNSDNVTAEDRRKEYLIQGLSLLEGLSIELSNVKKAATIEYESFIHMSSTLSNRVAEIKKLLTQSGNAERGGFASEMKGFLEECEEELKVVREEQARVMELVKRTTEYYQAGALKDKGAPPLQLFVIVKDFLDMVALVGTEISRKLQTKKSSTMTVGSSSPPLSPSTITLNKLQNFHSHFISDMSSISSSESEDGF, encoded by the exons ATGCTTCAGGCCACAGTAAATCATAA GCACtggttctgtttctttttcttcttccatttgTGCTCAGCTGAACAGCTCTTTGATCTTCTGCTGAATCCATTTGGCAGCTTGCAGGCAAGTTCTCAAATG GTGCCAAATCCAGCAATGCCACAATCTAATGGAACGGTACTTGCTGAGACTATTGCAGCAACTTCTGCAGCCACTCTTGTTATTGCTGGAATCTTGTTCTTCCTATACCGATTTCTTGCTGCTCACCGCCTCCTAAAAGGCAAGACCAATGGAAGTTTTCGACGAGAAGAAGTTGTGATGAATCGAGAAGAATTTAGGCAATGTGGTGCGAATGTCAAAGGGTTGATTGTTGATGAGAATGGGGTTGATGTTATATACTTTAGAAATTTAGAAGCCGGACAGCTTCAAACAAATTTTCCAAGAGTAATGTTTAATCCCAGttatgaagatgaagaagaagaaaaaagggtgGATACTAAAGGAGGGAGGCCTGAATTGTCTAAGCCATCTGATTTGACCAATCCTGATAAATTGGCAAAACCATATTCTCTACGACCTCCCAGACCTCTACTTAGAACAACTTCAACATTGATATTGGAGAAGCAAGCTCCACAATCACTGCCTCCTCCACCACCCCAACCAGCCATAGATAAATCTCCacccccaccaccacctcctccccCTTCACTACGGATGCCACCACCGCCTATTCTGGCAAAAAGGAATCCTTTACCACCTGCTCCACCTCCTAAGGTAGGTGGTTTGGGTTTATTACTAAAACCCCCACCTGCACCTAAAGGCAAACCAAGCAATAAGTGCAGGGCAGAGTCTTCCACAGGGGAGAGCTCAAAAACAACTGGTGTTGGGCAAACAAAGCTGAAGCCTTTGCACTGGGACAAGGTCATGGCCGCTGTTGATCATTCAATGGTCTGGGATCAAATCAACGATGGATCATTCAG ATTTGATGATGAGCTTATGGAAAATTTGTTTGGATATACCACCATGAAAAACCAGTCCTCTGAAAGAAATAACCACTTGACATCTTCAAACAAGTCTAACTCTGCCCCAACATCTCAAGTTTTCATCCTAGAGCCCCGAAAGTCCCAGAACACCGCAATTGTGCTAAGATCTCTTGCAATCTCTCACAAAGAAATCGTAAATGCCCTCCTTGATGGGCAAGGACTTGGTGCTGATATACTAGAAAAACTTACAAAAATTTCCCCaacccaagaagaagaagctaaGATCCTCCAATTTAATGGCAACCCAAGTAAACTTGCAGTTGCTGAAGCTTTCCTCTTCCACATTCTAAAAGCTGTTCCTTCAGCATTCACTCGTTTCGATGCAATGCTTTTCAGAGCAAACTATGACCCTGAAGTCCTTCACCTCAAGAAGTCGTTGCAAACACTTGAAATGGGGTGCAAGGAGCTAAGAGCTCGCGGGCTCTTCCTAAAACTTCTTGAAGCGATTCTCAAAGCCGGCAATAGAATGAATGCTGGAACTGTCAGAGGCAATGCACAAGGGTTCAACCTCAGTGCTCTTCTGAAGCTATCTGATGTCAAAAGCACTGATGGAAAGACTACACTACTACACTTTGTGGTTGAACAAGTAGCACAATCAGAGGGTAGAAGCTGTGTGATCAATCAGAACTGCAGCATTGGTCGAAATACTAGCCAAATTATTTCACCGAATTCGGATAACGTAACCGCTGAAGATAGAAGAAAAGAGTACCTAATACAAGGGTTGTCATTGTTAGAAGGGTTGAGTATTGAATTATCTAATGTAAAGAAAGCAGCTACCATAGAATATGAGAGCTTCATCCATATGAGCTCTACTCTAAGTAACCGCGTAGCTGAAATTAAGAAACTTTTGACACAGAGTGGCAATGCGGAGAGAGGTGGATTTGCAAGTGAAATGAAAGGGTTCTTAGAAGAATGTGAGGAGGAGCTTAAGGTGGTGAGAGAAGAGCAAGCAAGGGTCATGGAGCTTGTGAAGAGAACAACAGAATATTACCAAGCAGGAGCTTTGAAAGACAAAGGAGCACCACCACTTCAACTGTTCGTTATTGTGAAGGATTTTCTAGACATGGTTGCTCTTGTTGGTACAGAAATTTCAAGAAAGCTACAGACGAAGAAGAGTTCTACAATGACTGTAGGATCCTCATCACCTCCTCTATCACCTTCAACCATAACATTAAACAAGTTACAAAACTTCCACTCACATTTCATTTCAGATATGTCATCAATATCTTCCAGTGAATCAGAAGATGGTTTCTGA
- the LOC117628065 gene encoding protein EDS1L-like encodes MYVQRLGEMLKISEENLKTSCSLSLKAQNFPDEQFLVEKSPASSHAFFSFPGSWSVDGWYSGDKAFGEKEINLELFPSMRSIGNYDKDDKPEDREFATGFVNQAFLHRLEHVLKTSQLVNQVEAALKEQKSIIFTGHSTGGAIAALATIWFLQNYPNANNGAFCVTFGSPLVGNHIISHALRREKWSQCFIHFVMRYDIVPRILLAPLTPIQQQFEKVLPFFNPTSPNFKSEVLGASPEALHFYANVIRNASSLTSHVAFQLMGNTNLLLDTVRHFTKLSPYKPFGTYVFCTGNGKLVVLKNPEAVLQTLSYSCLLSSETEHAAAIAHKCLNEHFGYEKEFLGDESSLDMQNVVDFDKLELLLGSDGYLDDLGLGVRARLSLCAAKKFEEKKQENEKNVASKVEAFKDVMKKLEDYRDFCKENGGYYQAFKTQGEKKDFDANVNRLVLAGIWDEIIEMLKRYALPDEFEGTYKWIELGTKFRDLVEPLDIANYYRHAKGRRYMDKGGRPKRYKYTQRWLEHHLKLQPGDCGKSSCFWAEEDESLKQ; translated from the exons ATGTATGTTCAAAGGCTTGGAGAGATGTTGAAGATTAGTGAGGAGAATTTGAAGACAAGTTGCTCTCTGTCCTTGAAGGCTCAGAACTTCCCAGATGAGCAGTTTCTTGTTGAGAAATCCCCTGCCTCATCACATGCTTTTTTCAGCTTTCCAGGATCTTGGTCTGTGGATGGTTGGTATTCTGGAGATAAAGCTTTTGGTGAAAAAGAGATCAATCTCGAACTCTTTCCTTCTATGAGAAGTATAGGCAATTATGATAAAGATGACAAACCTGAAGACCGAGAATTTGCAACTGGATTTGTAAACCAAGCCTTTCTGCACAGACTTGAACATGTATTGAAGACTTCCCAGCTTGTAAATCAG GTGGAAGCGGCTCTGAAGGAACAGAAGAGTATAATATTTACAGGACACTCTACAGGTGGAGCAATTGCTGCGCTTGCCACAATCTGGTTCTTGCAAAACTACCCGAATGCGAATAATGGAGCATTCTGTGTGACTTTCGGATCTCCCCTTGTTGGTAATCATATTATTTCTCATGCTCTTAGGAGAGAGAAGTGGTCTCAATGCTTCATACATTTTGTCATGAGATATGACATTGTCCCTCGGATTTTGCTTGCTCCTCTCACCCCCATTCAACAACAGTTTGAGAAAGTTCTCCCCTTCTTCAATCCAACATCCCCCAACTTTAAAAGTGAGGTTCTTGGAGCATCACCGGAGGCCTTGCATTTCTATGCAAATGTGATCAGGAATGCTTCATCTCTTACAAGCCATGTTGCTTTTCAACTAATGGGGAACACAAATCTTTTATTGGACACTGTAAGACACTTCACTAAATTAAGCCCTTACAAGCCTTTTGGGACTTACGTTTTTTGCACTGGGAATGGGAAATTGGTTGTCTTGAAAAACCCTGAAGCAGTCTTGCAAACCTTGTCCTACTCTTGTCTGTTAAGCAGCGAAACTGAACATGCAGCAGCGATTGCCCACAAATGCTTGAACGAGCATTTTGGCTATGAGAAGGAATTTCTAGGTGATGAATCCAGCTTAGACATGCAAAATGTGGTTGATTTTGATAAACTAGAACTTCTCTTAGGCTCAGATGGTTACTTGGATGACCTTGGCTTg GGTGTAAGAGCTAGATTGTCTCTTTGCGCTGCGAAAAAATTCGaagagaaaaaacaagaaaacgaGAAAAACGTAGCTTCAAAAGTGGAAGCATTTAAAGATGTGATGAAGAAACTAGAAGACTACCGAGACTTTTGTAAGGAGAATGGGGGATATTACCAGGCCTTCAAGACACAGGGTGAGAAGAAAGACTTTGATGCTAATGTGAATAGGCTTGTGCTAGCAGGTATATGGGATGAGATTATTGAAATGCTGAAAAGATATGCGCTTCCTGATGAATTTGAGGGTACATATAAGTGGATAGAACTAGGAACCAAGTTCCGCGACCTTGTTGAGCCTCTTGACATTGCTAACTACTATCGGCATGCAAAGGGCAGGCGTTACATGGACAAAGGCGGCAGGCCAAAGCGTTACAAATACACACAAAGATGGCTGGAGCATCACCTAAAATTGCAGCCAGGAGACTGTGGAAAATCCTCCTGCTTTTGGGCAGAGGAGGATGAGTCACTAAAGCAATAG